From one Salvelinus alpinus chromosome 14, SLU_Salpinus.1, whole genome shotgun sequence genomic stretch:
- the LOC139538751 gene encoding F-box-like/WD repeat-containing protein TBL1X, protein MSITSDEVNFLVYRYLQESGFSHSAFTFGIESHISQSNINGTLVPPAALISILQKGLQYVEAEISINEDGTVFDGRPIESLSLIDAVMPDVVQTRQQAFRDKLAQQQAACTMAVVAASNQLNATKNGEATVNGEENGTHTIYNHSEPMEMDVDVEIPASKATVLRGHESEVFICAWNPVSDLLASGSGDSTARIWNLIENSNSSSTQLVLRHCIREGGQDVPSNKDVTSLDWNSDGTLLATGSYDGFARIWTKDGNLASTLGQHKGPIFALKWNKKGNCILSAGVDKTTIIWDAHTGEAKQQFPFHSAPALDVDWQNNTTFASCSTDMCIHVCRLGSDRPLKTFQGHTNEVNAIKWDPSGMLLASCSDDMTLKIWSMKQDSCVHDLQAHSKEIYTIKWSPTGPGTNNPNSNIMLASASFDSTVRLWDVERGVCIHTLTKHQEPVYSVAFSPDGKHLASGSFDKCVHIWNTMTGALVHSYRGTGGIFEVCWNSTGDKVGASASDGSVCVLDLRK, encoded by the exons ATGAGTATAACCAGTGATGAAGTGAACTTCTTGGTCTACAGATATCTTCAGGAGTCAG GTTTCTCCCACTCAGCGTTCACCTTTGGAATCGAGAGCCACATCAGCCAGTCCAACATCAATGGAACACTAGTGCCCCCTGCTGCCCTCATCTCCATCCTGCAGAAAGGCCTCCAGTATGTGGAGGCAGAGATCAGCATCAATGAG GATGGCACAGTGTTTGATGGGCGGCCCATCGAGTCTCTGTCACTCATCGACGCGGTGATGCCGGACGTGGTACAGACGCGGCAGCAGGCCTTCCGCGACAAACTAGCCCAGCAACAGGCGGCCTGCACCATGGCAGTTGTTGCCGCTAGCAACCAACTTAATGCAACAAAGAACGGAGAGGCCACCGTGAACGGGGAGGAAAATGGAACACACACCATCT ATAACCACAGCGAGCCCATGGAGATGGATGTGGACGTGGAGATCCCAGCTAGCAAGGCCACGGTCCTCCGAGGCCATGAGTCAGAGGTGTTCATCTGTGCCTGGAACCCTGTCAGTGACCTGCTGGCCTCGGG GTCGGGAGACTCGACAGCCCGGATCTGGAACCTTATTGAGAACAGTAACAGCAGCTCCACCCAGCTGGTGCTCAGACACTGCATCAGGGAGGGAGGCCAGGACGTCCCCAGCAACAAAGACGTCACCTCACTAGACTGGAAT AGCGATGGGACACTCTTAGCAACCGGATCCTATGATGGATTTGCAAGGATATGGACAAAAGATG GTAATCTGGCGAGCACCTTGGGCCAACATAAAGGGCCCATATTTGCACTGAAGTGGAACAAGAAAGGGAACTGTATCCTCAGTGCTGGTGTAGATAAG ACGACaatcatttgggacgcacacacaGGAGAGGCTAAGCAGCAGTTCCCCTTCCACTCAG CTCCAGCCCTGGATGTGGACTGGCAGAACAACACAACGTTTGCCTCCTGCAGCACAGACATGTGCATCCACGTGTGTCGACTGGGCAGCGACCGGCCGCTCAAGACCTTCCAGGGCCACACG AATGAAGTCAACGCTATTAAGTGGGACCCGTCAGGGATGCTTCTAGCCTCCTGCTCTGATGACATGACTTTAAAG atctggagTATGAAGCAGGACTCATGTGTCCATGACCTCCAGGCCCACAGTAAAGAGATCTACACTATCAAGTGGAGCCCCACCGGCCCAGGCACCAACAACCCCAACTCCAACATCATGCTGGCTag TGCCTCGTTTGACTCAACTGTGCGTCTGTGGGATGTGGAGCGAGGTGTGTGTAtccacaccctgaccaaacaccaGGAACCCGTCTACAGTGTGGCCTTCAGCCCTGACGGGAAGCACCTGGCCAGCGGCTCCTTCGACAAGTGTGTCCACATCTGGAACACCATG ACTGGAGCCTTGGTGCATAGCTACAGGGGGACCGGAGGGATTTTCGAGGTGTGCTGGAACAGCACAGGAGACAAAGTTGGTGCTAGCGCTTCTGATGGCTCA GTATGTGTTCTTGATCTCAGAAAATAG